Part of the Geodermatophilus obscurus DSM 43160 genome is shown below.
GACCTCGGCCTTCTGCGCGTCGGTGCCGAGGGCGGCGACCAGCCCGCCGGCCAGCACGACCGCCTCGACGAACGGCTCGGGCGCGAGCACCCGGCCGATCTCCTCGGCGACGACTGCCACCTCGATCGGCCCGGCGCCCATGCCGCCGTGCTCCTCGGCGAAGGGCAGCCCCAGCAGCCCCATCTCGGCCAGCCGCGACCAGGTCTTCTCGTCGAAGCCCGGGTCGCTCGCGGTCACCCGGCGGCGCTGCTCGCCGTCGCCGTAGGCGCGCTCCAGCAGACCGCGCACGGCCCCCCGGAGGTCGTTCTGCTCACTGTCGAAGGTGAAGTCCACGGTTGCCTCAGAGCCCCAGGATCGTGCCGGCGATGATGGTGCGCTGCACCTCGTTGGAGCCTCCGTAGATGGAGACCTTGCGGTAGTTCAGGTAGTGCGGCGTCGCGACGCGCGCCCAGTCCGGGACCTCGGAGCCGCCGTCGGCGAACGAGGACAGCGAGAGCGGGCCGGCGATGTCGACGACCAGCTCGGTGGCGGCCTGCTGCAGCTCCGAGCCGCGGAGCTTGAGCACCGACGAGGCCGGGTGCGGCTTGCCGTCGGCGGAGTTGGCGACCACGCGCAGCGCGGTGAGCTCGAGGGCGAGCAGCTCGTTCTCCAGCTCGGCGATGCGCGCTGCCGTGCGGGGGTCCTCCAGCAGTGGGCGGCCGCCGACGGTGACCTCCCGCGCGTGGGCCTTGGCCTGGGCCAGCATGCGCTTGGTGGAGCCGATGCGGGCGATGCCGACCCGCTCGTTGCCGAGCAGGAACTTGGCGTAGTCCCAGCCGCGGTTCTCCTCGCCGATGAGGTTCTCCGCCGGCACGCGGACGTCCTCGAAGAAGACCTCGTTGACCTCGAAGCCGCCGTCGATGAGCTCGATGGGCCGCAGGGTGACCCCGGGGGTGTCCATCGGGAACACCAGCAGCGAGATGCCGCGCTGCTTCTTCTCCGCGGTCGGGTCGGTGCGGACCAGGCAGAAGATCCAGTCGGCGTGCTGGCCGAGCGTCGTCCAGGTCTTCTGGCCGTTGACGACCCAGTCGTCGCCGTCGCGCACCGCGGTGGTGCGCAGGCTGGCGAGGTCGGAACCGGCGTCGGGCTCGGAGAAGCCCTGGCACCACCAGATGTCGAGGTTCGCCGTCCTCGGCAGGAAGCGCTCCTTCTGCTCCTGGTTGCCGAACGCCGCGATGACCGGGCCGATCATGCTGGTGTTGAAGGCCAGCGGCTCGGGGACGCAGGCCAGCTGCAGCTCCTCGCGCCAGATGTGGCGCTGCAGCGGCGACCAGTCCTTGCCACCCCACTCCACCGGCCAGTGCGGCACCGCGAGACCGGCCGCGTTGAGCACCCGCTGGCTCTGGACGTACTGCTCCTTGGTCACGTGCCGGTGAGCCGCGACGGTGTTCCGGATCTCCTGGGGCACCTGGGTGGTGAAGAACGTCCGCATCTCCTCCCGGAAGGCCTCCAACTCCGGGGACAGTTGCAACCGCATCGGGCCTCTCTCCTGACGGCGACCGTGCCGTCTCGCAGCGTGGGAGTCCGACGATCCCACACTTGCTACCGGCGGGTAGCCCCAGGGCACCGGGGGCGGCGTGGCGTGTCGGTCGTGGGGGGAACGTGCGCGGTGTGCCACCCGTTGCCGGGCCATGGAGCTGACCTGTCCCAAGTGCCAGGGGCCGATGCGCAGCTACGAGCGCAACGGCGTGCACGTCGACCAGTGCACGGAGTGCCGCGGCATCTTCCTCGACCGCGGTGAGCTGGAGCGGCTGGTCGACGCCGAGACCGCGTGGCACGGTGGCGGCCGGCCCCCGTCGGGGGCGCCGTCGACGTCCTCCGCCGGTGGGCACGGGCACGGCCCGGCAGGACAGGGCTCCGCCGGGCACGGCTCGGGTGGGTACGGGTCGGGCGGGCTCGGCGCGGTCGTCGGCGAGGTGCTCAACCAGGTGCAGAAGCAGCAGCACTCGTCCGGGCACCGGCACTCGTCCAAGCGCAAGCAGTCGTTCCTGGGAGAGCTGTTCGGCTGAACGAGGACCCTTCCGTCCCCCACCGGACGAGGACCCCGTCCTCATTGCTCGCGAGCTCGGGACGAGCCTCTGGACGGGGCCGGCGGCGGGCCCCTGCGGAGGGGCCGTGCCAGCACGTCACCAGGCGGCGGGACCCCGCCCCGCGGGGGACGCTGGGAGGCGTGTTCGACGTCGACTGGATGGGACGGCTCGCTCGCGAGGTGCTGAGGGAGCGGCTGCCCGCGCTGATCGCCGAGGCGTGCGCGTGGAGCGTGGGCCTCTCCGACCGGCCGCACCACGAGCGGCGCCGCGGCCGGCTGCGGGCGACCGGCGGGACGAACGGTGACCGGATCGCCCGTGGCCAGGCGCTGTCCGGCGAGGAGGACGGCCGCCTCGACCTCGGCGACGCCCGGCCGGGCAGCTTCCGCGACGTGCTCAACGCGGTGGACCCCGACGGGGTGGTGTACGCCGACCGGTTCGACCGCGAGGTGATCGAGCCGTTCGTGCTGGCCACCTGCGTGCTCGCCGCCGACCGGGCCCGGGTCACGCGGCGGGCGGAGTGGGCCGAGCTGCTCGACGACCTCGGGGAGGACGGCCGCGACCTGGTCGGCGTGGTCCGGGCGGGGGAGTGGGAGGCGTCGCTGCGGACCGAGGCCGAGCACCTGGTGCTGGCCGCGCTGGCCGACGTCCCGCTGCTCGAGGTCGAGGCCGAGGGGCTGCCGCTGTCGCTGGTGCGGGCGGCCGAGGCGATGACCCGGGAGGCCGCCGCCCCCCCGCCGGCTGCGCCGCCGGAGGAGGACCCCGCCGCGTCGGGCGCGGTCTTCCTCGCCCGGGCCGCGCTCGCCGAGCTCGACGAGCCGGTGCCGCCGACGCAGGCCGACCGGGTGCTCAGCGCGCTGCTGGCCGAGGGGATCGAGCCCGAGGAGTTGCCCGCCGTCCTGCCGCACCTGCCGCTGGCGCCGGGCACCGCGGACGCCGTCCTCACCCTGCTCGACGCCGGCCGCTGAGCCGTCCCGGTGGGGTCGGCCCGGGCCCGTCCTCCTGACGCGACGTGCCGACGACGTCGACCGGGATGTCAGGAGGCGAGGACGGCGCGGTCGCGGCCGGTGCGCTTGGCCTCGTAGAGCGCGCCGTCAGCGGCGGCGTAGAGAGTGCGCAGCTCGGTGGCGTGCTGCGGGGCGTGTGCGATGCCCACGCTCACCGACAACGCCAGCAGCGTGCCGTCGGCTAGCTGCAGCGGGGTGGCCCGGACAGCGGTGACCAGGTGCTCGGCTCGTTCGGCGGCGGTCGCAGCCCAGCAGCCGGGCAGCAGCACGGCGAGTTCGTCGCCACCGAGGCGCCCCAGCACGGCGTCCTGGGAGCGCACGTGGCGGCGCAGCACGCCGGCCAGGTGCACCAGCGCGTCGTCGCCCACGGGGTGGCCGTGGAGGTCGTTGATGTTCTTGAAGGTGTCCACGTCGACCAGTACCAGTGCCGTCCCCTCGGGGGTGGAGGACGCGGACAGGGCACTGGACAGGGCGTCGTCGAGCACCCGCCGGGTCACCAGACCGGTGAGCCCGTCCACGGCGGCCTGCCGCTCCAGGGCGCTCATCAACCGTTCGACCCGGTTCTTGACCAGGACGAGGAGTCCGGCGGTGGCGGCATGGACCATGCCGATGAAGACGGCGTCGACCAGCGCCTCCGCCGGCGGCTCGACCAGCGCCAGGACCGTGACGTCGCACCCGATGGTGAGGGCGGTGACCACGGCGGCGACCGGCGCACGCAACTGGGAGGCGGTGTAGAGGATGACGAGCCCGAAGAGCGGGTGGGCCAGATCGAGCCGCTCGGGCATGGACACCGCCACGGTGCTGATGACGCCGAGCCCCACGACCGGCAGCACCACCCACATGCACAGCCGCGTCAGCACGGCCCCCGGAACGGTGACGAGCGTGACGCCGCAGACGACCAGCCCGGCGAGCAGCCCGGCCGCGATCGCCGTGCCACCCTCGGGCAGCGGCTCGGGCTGCACCAGCACGTACGTGACCAGCAGCAGGGCGGAGCCGAGGAACATCGCTGCCAGGGCGCGGGCGCCGAACACCTCATCACGGGGACGCAGTACCGGGGGCGGTCTCACGGGCCCTCCATCGGCGGGGCGGCGGTGCGGGTAGAAGGACCGCGCTCGGGCGGTCCACCCGTCCGGGGGAAGACCGGGCGCCGGCCCGGTCCGACCTCGGACAGGTCCGGCCCCGCGCCCGGCGGCCGGCGCGGACCGGGCGGGGCGGGCGCGCGATCGCGTGAGGGTCCAGGCGGTCACCCGCGGGGCTGCACCCGGTGCCGCGTGTTGTCGCCGGCCGGTCGTCAGGACCCGGGGAGCTGCCCGCCGTCCTGCCGCACCTGCCGCCGGTGCCGGGACCGCCCTCGCGCCGGGGTGGCCCCGTCCGTCACCATGGCGGGGCGGTGGCCCGGGACCGGGGTGCCCGGTGGACGGAGGACGTCATGACGGAACAGCAGCCGGTCGAGCCCGACGCGATCATCGGCAGGGACGGAGCCGCAGTCCCGGGCCCGCGAGGTTCAGGCGTGGTGCCGCAGCCGGTGCCCTCGCTGATCCCGGCGCTCGCGCGCCTGGCGATCGCCGGGCCGCTGCTCACCGCGTCGGCGGTCGCGCTCACCGCGGCCGCGGCCGCCAAGGCGGTCGAGGTGGCCGGCCGGATGGCCCGGCAGCGGATGGGTGCCGACGCGGTGGGGCAGGTGTTCCCCGGCGGGATCGAGGTCACCTTGACCAGGATCGAGGTCCACTGGACCCCCTGAGCGTCGCTCCCCCGGCCCGGCGTGCCGGAGCTGACCCGGCTGCCCTCCAGCAGCCGCGGCCCCGTCAGAGCTCGAGCGGGAGGCCGGTGTAGTTCTCGGCGAGCTCGCGCGCGGCGGCCTCCGACGAGCAGACCCGGCGCAGCTGGGACAGCTGCAGCTGGGCGTCGAAGTCGTCGCCGGAGCGGTGCAGCATCGAGGTCATCCACCAGGAGAAGTGGGTGCACCGCCAGACGCGGGCCAGCGCCCGGTCGGAGTAGGAGTCGACCAGGTCGGTCTCCTTCTCCTGCAGCAGCCGCACCAGCGCCTGCGCGAGCAGGGTGACGTCGGCGACGGCCAGGTTGAGGCCCTTGGCGCCGGTGGGCGGGACGATGTGTGCGGCGTCCCCGGCGAGGAAGAGCCGGCCGCGGCGCATCGGCGCGCTGACGAACGAGCGCATCGGCAGGATCGACTTCTCCGTCACCGGCCCCCGGTTGACCGACCAGCCCTCCAGCGCCATGCGGGTGTCGAGCGCGTCCCAGATCCGCTCGTCGGACCAGTCCTCGATCCGCTCCGACGGGTCGACCTGCAGGTAGAGCCGGGACACCGTCGGCGAGCGCATCGAGTACAGCGCGAACCCCTCCGGGTGCCACGCGTAGATAAGCTCGTCGGTGGCGGGCGCGGCGTCGGCCAGGATGCCCAGCCAGGCGTAGGGGTAGGTGCGCTCCCACAGCCGCCCGCCGGCCTC
Proteins encoded:
- a CDS encoding acyl-CoA dehydrogenase family protein, whose amino-acid sequence is MRLQLSPELEAFREEMRTFFTTQVPQEIRNTVAAHRHVTKEQYVQSQRVLNAAGLAVPHWPVEWGGKDWSPLQRHIWREELQLACVPEPLAFNTSMIGPVIAAFGNQEQKERFLPRTANLDIWWCQGFSEPDAGSDLASLRTTAVRDGDDWVVNGQKTWTTLGQHADWIFCLVRTDPTAEKKQRGISLLVFPMDTPGVTLRPIELIDGGFEVNEVFFEDVRVPAENLIGEENRGWDYAKFLLGNERVGIARIGSTKRMLAQAKAHAREVTVGGRPLLEDPRTAARIAELENELLALELTALRVVANSADGKPHPASSVLKLRGSELQQAATELVVDIAGPLSLSSFADGGSEVPDWARVATPHYLNYRKVSIYGGSNEVQRTIIAGTILGL
- a CDS encoding zf-TFIIB domain-containing protein, which translates into the protein MELTCPKCQGPMRSYERNGVHVDQCTECRGIFLDRGELERLVDAETAWHGGGRPPSGAPSTSSAGGHGHGPAGQGSAGHGSGGYGSGGLGAVVGEVLNQVQKQQHSSGHRHSSKRKQSFLGELFG
- a CDS encoding 4-hydroxybenzoate 3-monooxygenase; translation: MRTQVGIIGAGPAGLLLSRLLALQGIDSVVLENRSREYVEARIRAGILEQHTVDTLTAAGVGDRLQRQGLEHRGIHLQYPGTRHTLDFPELCGRTVWVYGQTEVTKDLIRAQLDGGPPLLFEVSDVRPEDVDGDTPRVRFTDADGVPQVLECDVVAGTDGFHGPSRAVVQEAGGRLWERTYPYAWLGILADAAPATDELIYAWHPEGFALYSMRSPTVSRLYLQVDPSERIEDWSDERIWDALDTRMALEGWSVNRGPVTEKSILPMRSFVSAPMRRGRLFLAGDAAHIVPPTGAKGLNLAVADVTLLAQALVRLLQEKETDLVDSYSDRALARVWRCTHFSWWMTSMLHRSGDDFDAQLQLSQLRRVCSSEAAARELAENYTGLPLEL
- a CDS encoding GGDEF domain-containing protein; this encodes MRPPPVLRPRDEVFGARALAAMFLGSALLLVTYVLVQPEPLPEGGTAIAAGLLAGLVVCGVTLVTVPGAVLTRLCMWVVLPVVGLGVISTVAVSMPERLDLAHPLFGLVILYTASQLRAPVAAVVTALTIGCDVTVLALVEPPAEALVDAVFIGMVHAATAGLLVLVKNRVERLMSALERQAAVDGLTGLVTRRVLDDALSSALSASSTPEGTALVLVDVDTFKNINDLHGHPVGDDALVHLAGVLRRHVRSQDAVLGRLGGDELAVLLPGCWAATAAERAEHLVTAVRATPLQLADGTLLALSVSVGIAHAPQHATELRTLYAAADGALYEAKRTGRDRAVLAS